The proteins below come from a single Parageobacillus thermoglucosidasius genomic window:
- a CDS encoding SA1362 family protein, with protein MRRGSIHPLVGIALFFGVFGLIYTIFEEPTALFQSAMFILLVITVIYIFYHFVYKRRINKDHLAYLKAVRQSKKLHPQAVRKQKTKSMAPKTKRLPKKRTATTHLTVIEGKKGKKKNRASF; from the coding sequence TTGCGGCGCGGTTCCATTCATCCGCTTGTTGGGATTGCCCTTTTTTTCGGCGTGTTCGGTTTAATATACACCATTTTTGAAGAGCCGACTGCTCTGTTTCAAAGCGCGATGTTCATCCTTCTTGTGATCACAGTAATATATATTTTCTACCATTTTGTTTACAAGCGGCGCATCAATAAAGATCATCTTGCTTATTTAAAAGCGGTTCGCCAATCGAAAAAACTCCATCCTCAAGCGGTTCGCAAACAAAAAACAAAAAGCATGGCCCCAAAAACGAAACGCCTGCCAAAAAAGCGGACGGCAACGACTCATTTAACCGTCATCGAAGGAAAAAAGGGCAAAAAAAAGAATCGAGCGTCTTTTTAG